A single uncultured Methanolobus sp. DNA region contains:
- a CDS encoding protein-L-isoaspartate O-methyltransferase: MEYERERKKLVNALREYRISEKTLNAMNKVPRHLFVPSVQIANAYVDHPLPIGYAQTISAPHMVAMMCDLLELYEGLTILEIGAGSGYNAAVMAEMIGSKGKIYSIERLEKLAVFARENLKKAGNSNVEIICADGSLGLPEHAPYDRICVTASAPCTPLPLVEQLKPGGIMVIPEGKAYQRLYRIKKDMEGNITKEDCGGVIFVPLVGNHGFNMLCGN; the protein is encoded by the coding sequence ATGGAGTATGAAAGGGAAAGGAAGAAGCTGGTAAATGCTCTGAGAGAGTACAGAATATCTGAAAAAACACTTAATGCAATGAATAAGGTGCCCAGGCACCTTTTCGTACCTTCTGTTCAAATAGCGAATGCCTATGTTGACCACCCTTTGCCCATAGGCTACGCACAAACAATATCAGCACCACATATGGTGGCTATGATGTGCGACCTTCTTGAACTTTATGAAGGACTGACAATACTTGAGATTGGAGCCGGTTCTGGCTATAACGCTGCAGTTATGGCGGAAATGATCGGTTCAAAGGGAAAGATATATTCTATTGAAAGGCTTGAGAAGCTTGCTGTTTTTGCACGGGAGAATCTGAAAAAGGCAGGAAACTCCAATGTTGAGATCATATGCGCAGACGGTTCTCTGGGTCTTCCCGAACATGCACCTTATGACCGAATATGCGTGACTGCGTCAGCACCATGCACTCCGCTGCCTCTTGTAGAGCAGCTAAAACCGGGTGGAATCATGGTAATTCCCGAAGGCAAAGCTTACCAGCGCCTCTATCGTATCAAAAAGGACATGGAAGGGAATATCACAAAAGAGGATTGTGGCGGAGTGATATTTGTTCCTCTGGTAGGAAATCACGGATTTAACATGCTTTGCGGTAATTAA